The following are from one region of the Methanospirillum hungatei genome:
- the corA gene encoding magnesium/cobalt transporter CorA yields the protein MTHESHVSVKTGLPPGIPIYIGKQEPNRTTLSAIIYTELDFQIIDNIHPDDLKKIKELQGICWIHITGLQDIDTINSVLSFFSLHPLIAEDIFNTKGRAKIEDFGDSLFIVLDMVLSSSEQWQSQKINIITKDNLLISVAESGDPFENIRVRVTHPNGKFRTYGTDYLMYSLIDSIVDTYFFALEKIEESAEELEERVVHDPKPDIIRDIQTFRHNLIRFKRQVWSLREVIMHLERSDSNILSDSIRIFMRDVYDHVIKISEDLDVHREMAEGIMEIYLSSVSNRTNEIVRVLTVIAVIFIPLTFITGVYGMNFAYLPGINHPLGHLIIFGMMLVITIGMAVVFKFKKWI from the coding sequence GTGACACATGAAAGCCACGTTTCAGTAAAAACCGGTCTGCCACCAGGTATTCCAATCTATATCGGAAAACAGGAACCAAATAGGACCACATTATCTGCTATTATTTATACTGAGCTTGATTTTCAGATAATAGATAATATACACCCGGATGATTTAAAAAAGATCAAAGAATTACAAGGAATTTGCTGGATACATATAACCGGACTTCAGGATATCGATACCATTAATTCTGTCCTTTCATTTTTTTCATTACATCCACTTATCGCAGAAGATATATTCAATACAAAAGGAAGGGCAAAGATAGAAGATTTTGGTGATTCTCTCTTTATCGTTTTGGATATGGTATTATCATCAAGTGAACAATGGCAGTCTCAAAAAATTAACATCATAACTAAAGATAATCTACTCATTTCCGTTGCAGAATCAGGCGATCCATTTGAAAATATTCGAGTCAGGGTAACACATCCAAATGGTAAATTTCGAACATATGGTACAGACTATCTTATGTATTCTTTAATTGATTCAATTGTTGACACCTATTTTTTTGCCCTGGAAAAAATTGAAGAATCTGCAGAAGAATTAGAAGAACGGGTGGTTCATGATCCAAAACCAGATATCATAAGAGATATTCAAACATTCAGACATAATCTTATCAGATTCAAGCGACAGGTCTGGTCACTTCGAGAAGTAATTATGCACCTTGAACGATCTGATTCTAATATTCTTTCAGATTCAATCAGGATATTTATGAGAGATGTGTATGATCATGTCATTAAAATCTCTGAAGATCTGGATGTTCACCGAGAAATGGCAGAAGGAATAATGGAGATTTACCTTTCCTCTGTTTCCAACCGGACAAACGAGATTGTCAGAGTGTTAACAGTTATTGCAGTCATCTTCATACCACTAACATTTATAACCGGAGTATATGGTATGAATTTTGCTTATCTTCCAGGAATAAACCATCCACTAGGGCACCTGATAATATTTGGAATGATGCTTGTCATAACTATCGGAATGGCAGTTGTTTTTAAATTTAAAAAGTGGATCTAA
- a CDS encoding amino acid permease, with translation MTASDPDSGCLLDHTPVDNPVPPAGREKSLRLQRGIKPWMASLIAIGGIIGSIYYLGSGYLIAEMGPSVILLYAIGGLVIWTVMQSFAELLVNVPRQGNFISHSAEFISPTWAVGTGWSYWFNWCAYIPSEAVAGGIIMHVFAPQLPIVAWAVIFLTMITILNIIHVGGFGFVESTLSLIKIIHNGIFCIVAALIILGIVGNGGFIGLNVLFPPNSDPFMDIFPAGVFILISNLALILVNFQGSEIVGLAAAETQNPDRIVPKACRQVVYRILRVDIIPILLLVMILPYSEAGLSDSVFSLALSKYGFNEVAGILSFIVLTAAFSCANSGFYGSVRALYGLSLEGMAPKIFSRLNKQCIPMYATLFTLLMCWAVLSMWWFSNGEGELYLWLLSVSAFTGAICWISICYSQVVFRKRVYQRGYTKKDIKAPAPLSPWFPLMIGVILEIFALVILAFNEDLRGSLYLSVPAVAIPMLIYVIGRKTGKISGIKIRHEDEKPFDELFPEKNNTS, from the coding sequence GTGACCGCTTCAGATCCAGATTCTGGATGCCTCCTTGATCATACTCCGGTTGATAATCCGGTTCCTCCAGCTGGAAGAGAAAAATCATTACGTCTTCAGCGAGGGATAAAACCATGGATGGCTAGTCTGATTGCCATAGGGGGTATTATTGGTTCAATATACTACCTTGGTTCAGGATATCTTATAGCTGAGATGGGCCCCAGTGTTATTCTTTTGTATGCTATTGGTGGGCTTGTTATCTGGACCGTGATGCAATCTTTTGCAGAACTGTTAGTTAATGTTCCCAGACAAGGCAATTTTATCAGTCACTCGGCGGAGTTTATATCTCCAACCTGGGCAGTAGGAACAGGATGGAGTTACTGGTTTAACTGGTGTGCTTACATCCCTTCTGAAGCGGTTGCAGGTGGCATTATCATGCATGTATTTGCTCCGCAACTCCCGATTGTTGCCTGGGCAGTAATTTTCCTCACAATGATTACTATTCTGAATATCATTCATGTAGGAGGATTTGGATTTGTTGAAAGTACCCTATCTCTCATAAAAATCATTCACAATGGAATATTTTGTATCGTTGCTGCATTAATTATTCTTGGAATAGTCGGTAATGGTGGATTCATAGGACTGAATGTTCTTTTCCCGCCAAACAGCGATCCATTTATGGACATCTTCCCGGCTGGAGTATTTATTTTAATCAGCAACCTTGCGTTAATCCTTGTAAATTTCCAGGGTTCTGAAATTGTTGGACTCGCAGCTGCAGAAACACAAAATCCAGACCGAATAGTCCCAAAGGCATGTCGTCAGGTTGTATATAGAATCCTTCGTGTTGATATCATTCCAATTCTCCTCCTGGTCATGATTCTCCCATACTCTGAAGCAGGTCTTTCAGACAGTGTGTTTTCCCTAGCATTATCAAAATACGGATTTAATGAAGTTGCAGGAATTCTATCATTCATTGTTCTAACAGCAGCATTTTCATGTGCAAATTCAGGATTCTATGGATCAGTCAGAGCTCTATACGGGCTTTCTTTGGAAGGAATGGCACCGAAGATCTTCTCACGACTGAATAAACAATGCATACCAATGTACGCAACGTTATTTACCCTTCTCATGTGCTGGGCAGTACTAAGTATGTGGTGGTTTTCTAATGGTGAAGGAGAGTTATATCTATGGTTACTTTCAGTATCTGCCTTTACTGGTGCAATTTGTTGGATATCAATCTGTTATTCACAGGTTGTATTTAGAAAACGGGTCTATCAACGTGGATACACTAAAAAAGACATCAAGGCTCCGGCACCACTGTCCCCATGGTTCCCACTCATGATCGGTGTGATCCTTGAGATATTTGCTCTGGTAATACTGGCATTTAATGAAGATTTAAGAGGCTCACTATACCTTTCTGTTCCAGCAGTCGCCATTCCAATGCTCATTTATGTCATTGGAAGAAAAACAGGAAAAATTAGTGGTATTAAAATACGCCATGAAGATGAAAAACCATTTGATGAACTTTTCCCGGAAAAAAATAACACCTCATAA
- a CDS encoding NosD domain-containing protein: protein MFHEQNNSFKNDNNEISVLPFQITQSGVYSLNSNLILNNTAITITSSNVIIDGQGHSISGNLTPGSVGILIYSEKSELTNITIRNITVQEFDIGIKLQNVSQSLYIETDVLSNLRSGFMIESSNSIKISEGKIKNNRNDITGGYGIQILNSHHIIVNNSLVTGNGKSGKPNSGGITFLESTYSDLIKCQIISNPGFGIKGDSKSDYLTISECDIVGNSGDGIIISNSRDPTIQKCTINKNKESGIEFSHVMHPSVTGNQISSGMMGISLSETSDMVLSYNKLSNNRIGFDISASKIQYLSHQISSSNTIDSRKLLYLNNEQNKTIGPSDNPSFILAVNCSNISISEIVLSKNCAGIILAGCQNISLSDISFLENGIGLWTLFNTTGLTCTRLHAERNLVSGYYLSQTHQFQLQNLYAQDSPSGMYIQKSDDGYAEKIFITSISGLKNRMPSGITLSGCNNFTITQSQISQCSYAGLLSDSTNLNVSRNVFSENSYAGSVILSGPVKILKNSYLKNENSGLIVRGNNSEILENTISDNTIQGLLLLNGHRNFIAGNVFKNIKNYELSSDAALNNWNYSPESSLDSTRKGGNFWSDPDGEGYSDLCSVDTMGYCIDPYIINAENIDYHPLTFNNTWKSLYLTTDINQNGREELQDVVLYMKKVTAGEEELFDYSGDGKINLNDVVALFRIISQKQSNNFS from the coding sequence ATGTTTCATGAACAGAATAATTCTTTTAAAAACGATAATAATGAAATATCAGTATTACCATTCCAAATCACACAATCCGGCGTTTATTCTTTAAATTCGAATCTTATTCTAAACAATACTGCTATCACAATAACTTCATCAAATGTAATTATTGACGGTCAGGGACACAGTATATCCGGAAATCTGACACCAGGTTCGGTAGGGATTCTTATTTATTCTGAAAAATCAGAATTGACAAATATAACCATTCGGAATATTACCGTTCAGGAATTTGATATCGGCATCAAACTCCAGAATGTTTCACAATCGCTATATATTGAAACAGATGTACTTTCGAATTTACGATCTGGATTCATGATCGAATCTTCCAATTCAATAAAGATTTCAGAAGGAAAGATAAAAAATAACAGAAATGATATAACTGGCGGTTACGGAATTCAGATTTTAAATTCTCATCATATTATTGTAAATAATTCTCTTGTCACCGGAAATGGAAAGAGTGGAAAACCCAACTCAGGAGGAATTACTTTCTTAGAATCCACATATTCGGATCTTATCAAATGTCAGATCATATCAAATCCCGGATTTGGTATCAAGGGAGATTCAAAATCAGATTATCTTACCATTTCTGAATGCGACATCGTTGGAAATTCAGGTGATGGTATTATCATCAGCAATAGCAGAGATCCAACTATTCAAAAGTGCACAATTAATAAAAATAAAGAATCAGGAATAGAATTTTCACATGTGATGCATCCATCAGTAACTGGAAATCAGATTTCATCCGGAATGATGGGTATAAGTTTATCAGAAACATCCGATATGGTTCTATCCTATAACAAATTATCGAATAATAGAATCGGATTTGACATATCTGCTTCAAAAATTCAATATTTAAGTCATCAAATATCATCTTCGAATACCATAGATTCACGAAAACTCTTATATTTGAATAATGAACAGAACAAAACCATCGGGCCTTCTGATAATCCTTCATTCATACTAGCAGTCAATTGTTCAAATATTTCAATTTCGGAAATTGTTCTATCAAAGAATTGTGCTGGGATTATACTTGCCGGGTGTCAGAATATATCATTATCAGATATTTCATTCCTTGAAAACGGAATTGGGCTCTGGACTTTATTTAATACAACCGGATTAACCTGTACTCGTCTTCATGCAGAAAGAAACCTGGTGAGTGGATATTACCTCTCACAAACTCATCAATTTCAGTTACAAAACCTCTACGCACAAGATAGTCCATCCGGAATGTATATCCAAAAATCTGATGACGGGTACGCAGAAAAAATTTTTATTACCAGTATTTCCGGTCTGAAAAACAGAATGCCTTCAGGGATTACTTTAAGTGGGTGTAATAATTTTACAATAACACAATCCCAAATTTCTCAATGTTCATATGCAGGGCTCCTTTCAGATTCAACGAATCTAAATGTAAGCAGGAATGTTTTTTCAGAAAATTCATATGCCGGGTCTGTCATCCTTTCCGGACCAGTGAAAATTTTAAAAAATTCGTATCTTAAAAATGAAAATTCGGGTTTAATTGTTCGTGGAAACAATTCTGAAATTCTTGAAAATACAATTTCAGATAACACCATACAAGGTTTACTTTTATTAAATGGGCACCGGAATTTCATTGCTGGAAATGTCTTTAAAAACATAAAAAATTATGAATTGTCATCAGATGCAGCATTAAATAATTGGAATTATTCACCTGAATCCAGTTTAGATTCAACACGCAAGGGTGGAAATTTCTGGAGTGATCCCGATGGCGAAGGATATTCTGATCTTTGTTCTGTTGATACTATGGGGTACTGCATTGATCCTTACATAATAAATGCTGAAAATATTGATTATCATCCCCTGACTTTCAATAATACTTGGAAATCTCTTTATTTAACCACAGATATCAACCAGAATGGGCGTGAAGAATTACAGGATGTAGTTCTCTATATGAAAAAAGTTACTGCAGGAGAAGAAGAACTATTCGATTATAGTGGCGATGGAAAAATCAACCTCAATGATGTTGTGGCATTATTTAGAATAATCTCTCAAAAACAATCGAATAATTTTTCCTAA
- a CDS encoding bacteriohemerythrin, with product MTEIDNQHKKLIDIINSLHEAMLEKKSKEMLAGILDELAAYTVYHFSTEEKYMTEFNYIGLLSHKKEHDAFVSKIESFISAYQSNKLGLSMELMSFLRDWVSNHIKGTDKKYSGVFNKNGLI from the coding sequence GTGACAGAGATAGATAATCAGCATAAAAAATTGATTGATATAATAAATTCTCTCCATGAAGCGATGTTGGAGAAAAAAAGTAAGGAGATGCTCGCAGGAATTCTGGATGAGCTGGCTGCGTATACAGTTTACCATTTTTCCACAGAAGAGAAGTATATGACAGAATTTAATTATATCGGTCTTCTTTCTCATAAAAAAGAGCATGATGCTTTTGTTTCAAAAATTGAATCTTTTATATCTGCTTATCAGTCAAATAAACTTGGATTATCAATGGAGTTGATGTCATTTCTACGTGACTGGGTTTCAAATCATATAAAAGGAACTGATAAAAAATATTCCGGTGTATTTAATAAAAACGGTCTAATATAA
- a CDS encoding ATP-dependent DNA helicase, with amino-acid sequence MNELQDWFAYSSYRPGQEEMLRKAVETAKSGGVLLIDAPTGSGKSSVISSLLSVRKGRQIIVAVRTISQLATYIRELELIRKKQSDLKFSYLVGKNTMCPLGGTGDTYRKCEAVKAFSTALIRERADRGSLDPTRDKIILDQIRKNDPDHPLICPYFIRSKIAVQNEKGGGLRLVPSEGCKKISGRVIERSILPDSLKEICESICPYEVMTHASLQADVIICNYYHIMDDQIREQLYLNLGREPSDVLLLIDEAHNCGDVMQDIMSVSLDHRALEQADHDITSIRKDVKDLEAIRRLIPGIKKFLDGLRRSTETEDWFDPQIFSRMILRESFYTTMEEVVDDFMDLAENIKEANNKRGDYRTSGIERLSSFLYRLHNSGTNPAYLTLFRKDNDNIYLEVRNIDPSPALSTLAREHFCSIYISGTLTPLLSYQQLYFRVLPSDYPIHTFSLPNHFPKKNRALLATSDITSAFSQRQSEENTKRMVTYIKAFCNLPGNLGVWFPSYQMLESVTREVEMHLHDREVFIEPRESSEAGALLSRFINLPAMGKKGILFAVCGGKFSEGLDYRGEMLTGAMVIGLPLAPWNQVRQMIMQYYTRQYGEEGKFIAYTLPALNKVLQALGRVLRTPEDRGVLIMGDNRFLDPTIKERLPGWMQQEIQETTIQSFPTLLKEWK; translated from the coding sequence ATGAATGAGTTGCAGGACTGGTTTGCTTATTCCTCTTATCGCCCAGGACAAGAAGAGATGCTTCGGAAAGCTGTTGAAACAGCAAAATCCGGAGGAGTTCTTCTTATTGATGCTCCTACAGGATCTGGAAAATCCTCTGTCATCTCATCCTTGTTATCTGTAAGAAAAGGGCGTCAGATAATTGTTGCAGTCCGGACAATATCTCAACTTGCAACCTATATTCGCGAGCTTGAGCTCATACGGAAAAAACAATCCGATTTAAAATTTTCGTATCTGGTAGGGAAAAATACCATGTGTCCCCTTGGTGGAACTGGTGATACATACAGAAAATGTGAAGCCGTTAAAGCCTTTTCTACAGCGCTTATTCGGGAACGTGCTGACAGAGGATCTTTGGATCCTACACGAGATAAAATAATACTTGATCAGATCCGGAAAAATGATCCAGATCATCCTTTGATCTGTCCATATTTTATTCGAAGTAAAATTGCAGTACAGAATGAAAAGGGTGGAGGACTTCGACTTGTACCTTCTGAGGGGTGCAAAAAGATATCAGGGCGGGTCATTGAACGTTCTATTCTTCCGGATTCGTTAAAAGAGATCTGTGAGAGTATTTGTCCATATGAGGTCATGACTCATGCTTCTTTACAGGCAGATGTCATCATCTGCAATTATTATCATATTATGGATGACCAGATTCGGGAACAACTTTATCTGAATCTTGGGCGAGAACCATCTGATGTCCTCCTCCTTATTGATGAAGCCCACAACTGCGGGGATGTTATGCAGGATATTATGTCTGTCAGTCTTGATCACCGGGCACTTGAACAAGCAGACCATGATATCACTTCCATACGGAAAGATGTCAAAGATCTTGAAGCGATCAGACGGCTTATTCCTGGTATTAAAAAATTTCTCGACGGGCTTCGTCGTTCTACTGAAACTGAAGACTGGTTTGATCCTCAGATATTTAGCAGAATGATCCTTCGTGAATCGTTTTATACAACGATGGAAGAGGTGGTTGATGATTTTATGGATCTTGCTGAGAATATTAAGGAGGCGAATAATAAACGAGGAGATTATCGGACATCAGGGATCGAACGACTCTCGAGTTTTCTCTATCGGTTGCATAATTCAGGTACAAATCCCGCATATCTCACTTTGTTTAGAAAAGACAATGACAATATTTACCTTGAGGTCCGTAATATCGATCCATCTCCTGCTTTGTCGACACTAGCCAGAGAACATTTTTGCTCAATATATATTTCCGGTACACTAACTCCATTGTTAAGTTATCAACAACTCTATTTCCGTGTTCTTCCAAGTGATTATCCAATACATACCTTCTCTCTTCCAAATCATTTTCCAAAAAAGAACCGGGCATTGTTAGCAACATCAGATATTACCTCTGCATTTTCACAACGTCAGTCTGAAGAGAATACAAAACGAATGGTTACATATATCAAGGCATTTTGTAATCTTCCAGGAAATCTCGGGGTCTGGTTTCCTTCATACCAGATGCTTGAATCTGTGACACGGGAGGTTGAGATGCATTTACATGATCGGGAAGTATTCATTGAACCTCGCGAGAGCAGTGAGGCTGGTGCTTTATTATCACGGTTTATTAATCTCCCTGCAATGGGAAAGAAGGGAATTCTTTTTGCAGTATGTGGAGGGAAGTTTTCAGAGGGCTTAGACTACCGTGGAGAGATGCTAACTGGAGCGATGGTTATCGGTCTGCCTCTTGCACCATGGAATCAGGTCAGGCAGATGATAATGCAATATTATACCCGGCAATATGGGGAAGAAGGTAAATTTATTGCATACACACTTCCTGCACTCAACAAAGTTTTACAGGCGCTTGGTCGGGTGTTACGAACTCCAGAGGATCGGGGAGTTCTGATTATGGGGGACAACCGGTTTTTAGATCCAACGATAAAAGAACGGCTTCCTGGCTGGATGCAACAGGAAATACAGGAAACTACCATACAATCTTTTCCTACTTTATTGAAGGAATGGAAATGA
- a CDS encoding methylated-DNA--[protein]-cysteine S-methyltransferase has translation MMEGTIKFGLWYVYIRWDDSQVVSRIRFVKQAIDGPVPSPLSRFLAGKSIDLSPLLSVHMQDCGVYGDIYRQVVKIPYGETKTYKEIADLVGTGARVVGMAMKRNLTPILVPCHRVVAMNGLGGYTPDISIKQELLELEAQVLKKMKHANKNGI, from the coding sequence ATGATGGAAGGAACTATCAAATTTGGTCTATGGTATGTTTACATCCGATGGGATGATTCACAAGTGGTAAGTCGCATAAGGTTTGTAAAACAGGCAATAGATGGTCCGGTCCCATCACCTCTGTCCCGGTTTTTGGCGGGTAAGTCCATTGATCTTTCTCCGCTCCTTAGTGTTCATATGCAGGATTGTGGAGTCTATGGGGATATTTACCGGCAGGTAGTAAAAATTCCTTATGGGGAGACCAAAACATATAAGGAAATTGCTGATCTTGTGGGAACGGGAGCCCGGGTGGTAGGTATGGCTATGAAAAGAAATCTCACACCTATTCTTGTTCCTTGCCATCGAGTTGTCGCAATGAATGGATTAGGTGGATACACTCCAGATATTTCAATAAAACAGGAGTTATTAGAGTTAGAGGCTCAGGTTTTAAAGAAAATGAAGCATGCAAATAAAAATGGGATTTAA
- a CDS encoding molybdenum cofactor guanylyltransferase, with product MKTALILVGGHASRAGGYPKHQFICGDKTFLEKQVEELSACMDELFIVCRNEDQKKDIPEFQNISYIHDIREGQGPSGGIHSGAWHAGGEYFFVTACDMPYLSCTVIVYLFQAAKGYDAAVPVWDDGKYEPLCAVYRRDAVRNFYETSDDRKLSSLIQGLHTNFVSTHDIRLIDPDLNVFCNVNDFESLSKINI from the coding sequence ATGAAAACTGCTCTTATCCTGGTTGGTGGTCATGCATCTCGGGCAGGTGGCTATCCAAAGCACCAATTTATTTGTGGGGACAAAACATTTCTTGAAAAACAGGTCGAAGAATTATCAGCATGTATGGATGAACTGTTTATTGTTTGTAGAAATGAAGACCAAAAAAAAGACATCCCTGAATTTCAGAATATTTCATATATTCACGATATTCGAGAAGGTCAGGGTCCTTCAGGGGGTATTCATTCGGGTGCATGGCATGCAGGTGGAGAGTATTTTTTTGTAACCGCTTGTGATATGCCCTATCTCTCATGTACAGTAATAGTATATCTTTTTCAAGCTGCGAAAGGTTATGATGCTGCTGTACCGGTTTGGGATGATGGAAAATATGAACCGCTTTGTGCAGTATATCGACGAGATGCCGTTCGGAATTTTTATGAAACCAGTGATGACCGCAAGCTTTCTTCTCTTATTCAAGGACTGCATACAAACTTTGTTTCAACCCATGATATAAGATTGATTGATCCGGATCTAAACGTTTTTTGTAATGTCAATGATTTTGAATCTCTTTCAAAAATTAATATTTAA
- a CDS encoding CheR family methyltransferase, whose amino-acid sequence MDKKIVPPVFPQINVPQVSDKGLPELILDVQKRLNIQLTSYKQDYIKRRLLSRMNSTRSKDFVEYHQFLKTHPEEEEKLRNALTINVTKFLRDPDVFNLIGKELFPSIIQEKRTIKIWSAGCSSGEEPYTYAILLHELNKPGVILNNVITATDIDEEILKKARNGIYEKNALENLSETQISRHFEKTEDGKFRIKDHIRNMVRFQSHDLMKGVPVARMFDVVSCRNVTIYFNEQQKKDLVKLVHESLGNNGYYIMGMSEYMSKDVEHLFKPYKPMLKIFQKLN is encoded by the coding sequence ATGGATAAAAAAATTGTTCCACCTGTATTTCCTCAAATAAATGTACCTCAGGTCAGTGATAAAGGCCTTCCGGAATTAATTCTAGATGTTCAAAAAAGACTTAATATTCAGTTGACAAGTTACAAACAGGACTATATAAAAAGGCGACTCTTATCCAGAATGAATTCAACACGGTCCAAGGATTTTGTTGAATACCATCAATTCCTGAAAACTCATCCTGAAGAGGAAGAAAAACTTCGGAATGCTCTGACCATAAATGTCACAAAATTCCTTCGTGATCCAGATGTTTTCAATCTGATAGGAAAAGAATTATTTCCTTCAATTATTCAGGAAAAAAGAACAATTAAAATCTGGAGTGCCGGATGCTCATCAGGTGAAGAGCCATATACATATGCGATTCTTCTTCATGAACTCAATAAACCTGGAGTAATTTTAAACAACGTAATCACAGCAACCGATATTGATGAAGAGATCCTGAAAAAAGCAAGAAATGGGATTTATGAAAAAAATGCCTTGGAAAATTTAAGTGAAACTCAAATATCCAGACATTTTGAAAAAACTGAAGATGGAAAATTTAGAATTAAAGATCACATTCGAAACATGGTCAGGTTTCAATCACATGATCTCATGAAAGGTGTGCCGGTTGCACGGATGTTCGATGTAGTATCATGTCGGAATGTAACAATATACTTCAATGAACAACAAAAGAAAGACCTCGTAAAATTGGTTCATGAAAGTTTGGGCAATAATGGCTATTATATCATGGGCATGTCAGAATACATGTCAAAAGATGTTGAGCATCTGTTTAAACCCTATAAACCAATGCTAAAAATATTTCAAAAACTTAATTAA